CTATTGAGGGCAATCGGCCGGGAGCGTCACGGGGCGCAGCGGCGGGCGCACGGGTGGGCGTCGTCGTTGAGACCGACCGGAACCGCCGCGCGCAGGTCATGCACCAGTTCAATCGAGGGGCGGGCGTCCTCGAGGCCAAACCCCCGGCCCGCGAGCGTCTCCCGGTACACCAGAGTGTGAAGGTCGGTGAAGCCTTCAGAGAATTCGATCTCCTCGCCGTCGATAGTGATGGAGCGGTAAGTGCGCTGTCCCTTGGCCTTGGCCGAATCGGGGAGGTCATCCTGGTTGATCGAGAGAAACCACTGGACGCGGGCGCGGTCGAGTTCGAGGAAACCGGCCGTCTGCAGCGGGTTGGCGAGGTGGACGGCGGAGCGGCGGACGCCGCCGAAAAACCACATGAGCATGTCGAAGAAGTGAATGCCGATGTTCGTGGCCAAACCGCCGGAACGCTCGATCTGCCCCTTCCAGGAAACCAGGTACCAGGGACCGCGCGAGGTGATGTAGGTGAGGCGTACGTCGTTCTTGGCGTTCGCCGGCTGCGCCTGGAGACGGGCGCGCAACGCGATCAGGGCCGGATGGACGCGCAATTGGAGGATCGTGTAGATGCGGCGGTCACTCTCCTCCTCGAGCTCCTTGAGGGCGTCGATGTTCCACGGGTTGAGCACGAGCGGTTTTTCGCAGATGGCGTTGGCGCCGACCCGGAGGGCGAACCGGCAGTGCGCGTCGTGGAGATAATTGGGGGAACAGATGGAGACGTAGTGCACCGCCTTCTCGGAACCGAGGCGGCGCAGTTTCTCGATGTGCCGGTCAAAGCGTTCGAACTCGGTGAAGAAGGCGACCCGGTCGAAATAGCCGTCGAGAATGCCCACGCTGTCGTGGGGGTCGACGGCGGCGATGAGGCGGTTGCCGGTCTCCTTGATCGCTTTGAGGTGGCGCGGGGCGACATACCCGGAGGCGCCGGTGAGAGCAAAGTTGTAGGGCATGGAGTTCCTCAACGTGATTCCGTAACGATCCAGTGGTCTGTCAATCCTCCAATAAACGGCCCCTCGCGGGAGGCGCAAGGACGAAATTGCGGCGGTCGGGGCGGCCGCCGTCACAAAAAAGCGCCGGGCCATCCACGCAACGCGCGGGTGGCCCGACGGATCTTTCAGACCCCGCCGAAGGCGATGGTCCGCGGAGTCCGATGCCGCTCAGCAGGCGGCCGGGGCGGGACCGCCGCGGAAGAGGTAGTTGATCAGAATCGTGAGGTCCCCGACTTTGATCGTGCCGTCACCGGAGGTATCGCCGTGGTCGAGGCAGACCGGCGCCACGCCGCCGCGGAAGAGGTAATTGATCAGGGCGGTCAGGTCGGCGACCTTGACGACCCCGTCGGAGTTGAAGTCGCCGCGGAGCTGGCAGCACTGCGCGTTCACGGTCAGCGGATCTGACCAGGCCGTCTCGGCCAGCCACAGATCGCGCGCCTTGACGCGGACGTCATAGGCGCCCACGGCCGCCCACTGGTGGGACTGGGAGCACGGGTCGCCGGAGGCGTACGGGCCCTGCCAGGCCGACTGCTCGCCGTCGCCCCAATCAAACTGGTACCACATCTGATCCCCCTCGGGGTCGGTCACCCCCGTGGTGTACAGATGGGGAGTGCCGATGAGGGGCTCCACTTCGCCGGTCGGCGGACCCGGGTTGGCCGTGCCGGTATTGAGCGGCGTCCCCTTCGCGATGGCGTAGTCGACCTGCAGATCGCTGTTGCCCATCCAGGTGACTTTCACGATGACGTTGGCGCCGCTGACGACGCGGCTGTCGGCGGCGGCGATGGCATTCTGATAGTAGCTGGCGGCGGTGTAGCCACCGATGAGGATCTGGTTGCCGCCGTCAAGGTAGCAGGTCGGGAAGTAAATGATGTTGTAGGAATCCAGCCGCTTCTGGGCGTCGCTGTTGCGGTCGTCGACCAGAGCCGTATAGATGAAGTTCAGGACGCCCTGGTTATAGACGTAGTAGAGCCAGTAGTTCGGATCCGGGCAATACGGACACCAGACCGCCGTGCCTTCCTCGATGAACACGGTGTGGGTGGAGTTGCCGGAGGTGTTGTTGCTGTCGCAGAAACCGGGGCGGGCGTAGGCCGCCGCTTCCGCGTAGTACGCGTTAAAGACTCCGCCGGACGGCGGATCGCTGTAGGCGGTGTGCGGGGTGCCCTCAAACAGCACCGCGATCACCATCGCATTCTGCTCCGTCATCGCCCAGGTCGTCCCCTCCCAGAAGCGGCTGCGGACATAGCGGTCGCCGTCGTTGAGGGCGATGGACGTGTCGAGGGCGATGTCGATGGTGGCGAAGTGGTAGGGGAGTCCGTCGGCGTCGTCCCAGCGCGACTCCGGCTCCACGACATAGAGGCGCAGGGCGCCGCTGAAGGGCGCCTTGGGCGATCCGTCGGCGGGCATGATAATCTCGGACGCGTTGTCGGCCACGCGCCCCCTGTTCGCGACGCTGTAGTTGACAGCGTCTGCGCCGCCGGCCGAAAGGCCGAACAGGCACAACAGCAGCACGGCAAGGGCTGCCTGACGGTTGCGGGTACTCATTCCGGGATCCTTTCTCGTCAATCGGACAATCGGTGGTTCTGTTGCCAAGGTACCGTTAACGGCCTCACGGCCGGACAAGGATATTGAAGGTCACGGCCGTGGTCGAATAGTCGAAATTGTCGCGCGTGGAGCGATTGTCAATGTACTCCAGGCCCAGGCTGGGTTCGAGGTACAATCCGCCGCGGAACGTGAACGGGCGCTGGAGACCAAAATAGAGCCGGGTCATGTCGTCTTCGCGGGCGGTCGCGTCCTTGGGATCCACCCAGCGCGTTTCAATCCGGACGCGGTCGGGGTCGTCGGGGCGGGGCGTCGGAATGGTGTCCACTACCACCTCAGTCGAGCGCAGGAAGGTCTTATCCCAGTAGCCCAGGCCGCCGGTCAGAATGAAATCGGAAATCACATAGCTCTTAATGCGCAGTTGCAGCGAGGAGCCGTCGAAGAAACTTGTCCACGGCGACAGGAAGTCGGTCGTGATGCCGAGAACCACGGCTTCGTCGACATCGAGGAACTGCCGGTAAACGTAGGTGAGGCTGATGCCGGTTTTGTCTCCGAGCGGCCGCGAGACGCGCGGAGAGACGTAGAGAGCACGAAAGTCTCCATCCTCAAGGAACTTGGTGGCCGGCCACTGCACGCCGGGCGCGGCGTAGGGGTTCTGAAAATCCGGGTTCTTGGCCGCGTCGATCAGAGCAAAGTTGGTCTGGCCCAGGCCGGCTTCAAGATCGAAGGAGTTACTCCACGGAAGAGCGATGTTGACGCCCGCAAAGAGCTCGTACTGCTCGTAGTCGGCATCGGTCGTGCTGTCCGGGGTTATGTAGTTCGTGCCGTTGAACTTGATCCCCGATCGGAGGAGGAAGCGGGGGTTGAGCCGGAATCCGACCGAGCCCTTCAAGTAGCCTTCATTGGTGCTGTAGGAGGAGTACGCGGCCCGATACCGGCGCGCGCTGGTGTTGCCCTCAAGGTAGAAAGTGAGGCGGCCGGCCGGGTCGGTCGGCACCCAGATCAAGCCGGCGCGCGGGGTGTTGTTGCCGAGGCCGATGACGTTATTGTAGTAGGTATAATCGGTGCCGAGGCTGAGCTG
The nucleotide sequence above comes from Candidatus Zixiibacteriota bacterium. Encoded proteins:
- a CDS encoding Gfo/Idh/MocA family oxidoreductase — encoded protein: MPYNFALTGASGYVAPRHLKAIKETGNRLIAAVDPHDSVGILDGYFDRVAFFTEFERFDRHIEKLRRLGSEKAVHYVSICSPNYLHDAHCRFALRVGANAICEKPLVLNPWNIDALKELEEESDRRIYTILQLRVHPALIALRARLQAQPANAKNDVRLTYITSRGPWYLVSWKGQIERSGGLATNIGIHFFDMLMWFFGGVRRSAVHLANPLQTAGFLELDRARVQWFLSINQDDLPDSAKAKGQRTYRSITIDGEEIEFSEGFTDLHTLVYRETLAGRGFGLEDARPSIELVHDLRAAVPVGLNDDAHPCARRCAP